The DNA window CTCATCATCCCTGCATTCATTATCACACTATACTTTGTCAGCAAATACCGTATCAAATATCCACCTAATTCCCCAGCCCAAACTTTCTTGCTGTCACCATACTTCACCTAGCAAAACCTTTCATATTCCTTAAAAAAGTCATATACATTcatactgctatgttcattaaatctttcacacggaggtacctctctcataaacactgtcttacatacTTTCTCAACTTCATTCCCATAACTACCTGGTATCTTCACTGCCCAATccctttttttttaccttcttcctctttgaATACAAAGagtctaattctacactcaaattcCTATTCTTAATCTTTCCCTCCCCACCCTTTTCTTACTTCCCATTCTCACCCATTTATGATTATCCTCACTCTCATCTTGACCTTTTTTCGTTTaattcttcacattacttttacctttcttctcatttttcttaccacctttctgttcatcctgaCTATGCCTGTTCCCTTTACCTTCACTCTTTGTACCACATTTCTGTTTATCCTGACTATATCTAATCCCTTTACCTTCACTCTTCATACCACGTTTCTGTTCATCCTGACTATACCTAATCCCTTTACCTTCACTCTTCGTcccacctttctgttcatcctgaCTATACCTAATCCCTTTACCTTCACTCTTTGTaccacctttctgttcatcctgaCTATGCCTAAACTCTTTACCTTCACCCTTCGTACTACCTTTCTCTTCATCCTGACTATACCTAATTCCTTTACCTTCACTCTTCCTtccacctttctgttcatcctgaCTATGCCTAATCCCTTTACCTTCACTTTTCGTACCACCTTTCTGGTCTTCCTGACTATATCTAATCCCTTTAccttcactatcactatcactgaATTCACCATTAGCACTTTCCCTAGCCTTATCTTCAactatcaaccctttacccgaagcagaggccactcctccagCTGCACCATCACATACATTCTCAGTTACTAGTCCCATCATAGGTTCCATTTGTTCTTTAATCTCTTCCACTCTTTCTACAGTTCCCTTCAGCACTTTCAGTTCCTTTATCATCTCCTCTTTTTCAGAGCTCAACTCTACAGATAACTTCTCTTTCTGTACTGACAACTCCCCCTCCCTTTCCCCACTTACCCGTAATTCCCCC is part of the Palaemon carinicauda isolate YSFRI2023 chromosome 15, ASM3689809v2, whole genome shotgun sequence genome and encodes:
- the LOC137654080 gene encoding cylicin-2-like; its protein translation is MLIRGELRVSGEREGELSVQKEKLSVELSSEKEEMIKELKVLKGTVERVEEIKEQMEPMMGLVTENVCDGAAGGVASASGKGLIVEDKARESANGEFSDSDSEGKGIRYSQEDQKGGTKSEGKGIRHSQDEQKGGRKSEGKGIRYSQDEEKGSTKGEGKEFRHSQDEQKGGTKSEGKGIRYSQDEQKGGTKSEGKGIRYSQDEQKRGMKSEGKGIRYSQDKQKCGTKSEGKGNRHSQDEQKGGKKNEKKGKSNVKN